In bacterium, the genomic window CGAGGCAATATCCTCGCACCGGCCTTACAGGCCGGCTCTTGGCAAAAATAAAGCAATGGATGTAATCACGCAGAATAAGGGTATTCTCTACGACCCTGTTGTCGTCGAAACGTGTCTGAAGCTTTTTATAGATAAAGGATATGCTTTTGAAGATTGAGCTATCCTTATAATTTGTAACCGATTTCACGATATTAAAGAGGCCGGTTATCCAGTTTAATAAGCATAAAAAACTTTTAATTGGACTTGATAATTTCTTCCGATAGTATATGGTTCCCCTGCCTGCGGCATCTCCCCTTTTAAGGGGGGAACGGCCTTGAGGGCACTTTCGTCCCCCTTTTTTTTGTAAGGGAGACACGGCGAAGCCGAAGGGGATCGATCATGTTAACCGGATAACCGGATAAAAGAGTAACTGACAGATGAAATGTGACAAGAAAAAAGTACTCGTCATCGATGACAACCCGGATATCGGCGATCTTGTGGAACGAGCGCTTGAAGGTCCGGAATTTGAGGTTTTCAAGGCGACGGGCGGGCAAGAAGGAATACATATGGCACAGGAACAGAAAGTGGATATAATACTGCTGGATATAATGATGCCGGAACTTGACGGTTTCACCGTAAGCAGTTATCTTAAAAAAAAACCCGCAACAGAGAAAATTCCGATTATATTTTTAACAGCCCGGGCAACGGGCAGCGGTCGTATGATAGCCAGTAAAGCCGGTGCTGTTGACTATATCATGAAACCTTTCAGCCCGAGAGAACTGCTGAAGAGAATAACGAGAATTGTAAATAACATGTAACATGGACTCAACTTATTACGATGGTGACCGGTTGACGATGAATAAAAAGAAGCAGGCAGTACTCGTTA contains:
- a CDS encoding HD domain-containing protein; this encodes TGYDILKNIEFEQPVAQIVRQHHEMMNASGYPQSLAAENILLEAKILAVADVVEAISSHRPYRPALGKNKAMDVITQNKGILYDPVVVETCLKLFIDKGYAFED
- a CDS encoding response regulator transcription factor; its protein translation is MKCDKKKVLVIDDNPDIGDLVERALEGPEFEVFKATGGQEGIHMAQEQKVDIILLDIMMPELDGFTVSSYLKKKPATEKIPIIFLTARATGSGRMIASKAGAVDYIMKPFSPRELLKRITRIVNNM